From the Carya illinoinensis cultivar Pawnee chromosome 4, C.illinoinensisPawnee_v1, whole genome shotgun sequence genome, one window contains:
- the LOC122306992 gene encoding uncharacterized protein LOC122306992, whose product MAADSNPSSSHNLRITVERNPSESRLTELNIKCWPKWGCSPGKYQLKFDAEETCYLLRGKVKAYPKGSSSEFVEFGAGDLVTIPKGLSCTWDVSVAVDKHYKFESNSSSSSS is encoded by the exons ATGGCTGCAGACTCCAACCCAAGCTCCTCACACAACCTGAGAATCACGGTTGAAAGAAACCCATCTGAATCGCGGCTAACCGAGTTGAACATCAAGTGCTGGCCCAa ATGGGGTTGCTCGCCAGGAAAGTACCAGCTTAAGTTTGATGCAGAGGAAACATGCTATTTGTTGAGAGGGAAGGTGAAGGCATACCCAAAAGGCTCATCATCTGAGTTTGTAGAGTTTGGTGCCGGAGACCTTGTGACCATCCCAAAGGGACTTAGTTGCACTTGGGACGTGTCTGTTGCAGTGGACAAACACTACAAATTCGAATCaaattcatcatcatcatcgtcatGA